The following proteins are co-located in the Desulfatitalea tepidiphila genome:
- a CDS encoding PAS domain-containing protein gives MTSKPSYEDLEQRVAELEKKLETTEHFYNNILNSIPDIIFIKDDSHRWILLNDASCEVLGHERGELIGKTDYDFHSKERADEYWEKDNEVLFSESLNVNEELIADAHGNVKTILTKKSVFKDDIGNRFIVGIAHDITEQKRAEHALADSERRLADIIEFLPDSTWVIDIEGRVVAWNRAIEKMTGIKKEEILGKGDYEYSIPFYGERRPTLIDLILKRNQEYEKRYLSIRETDGELAASVSFSPSFRTGGTYLEGKAAKLYDAEGNVVGAIETVRDITAIKRAEQDRERLITELKEALANVRTLSGLLPICSSCKKIRDDKGYWTRIEAYIKRHAEVNFTHGLCPECAEKLYGREDWFKKGKSTE, from the coding sequence ATGACGTCGAAACCATCCTATGAAGATTTAGAGCAAAGGGTCGCAGAGCTTGAAAAAAAGCTGGAGACAACAGAACATTTCTACAACAACATCCTGAACAGCATTCCGGACATCATATTCATTAAAGACGACAGTCACCGTTGGATTCTTTTAAACGATGCCTCCTGCGAAGTTCTTGGCCACGAGAGAGGCGAACTGATTGGCAAAACCGATTATGATTTTCATTCGAAAGAACGGGCCGATGAGTATTGGGAGAAGGACAACGAAGTGCTCTTCTCGGAAAGCCTCAATGTAAACGAGGAACTTATTGCGGACGCCCATGGAAACGTTAAAACTATTCTGACCAAAAAATCTGTATTTAAAGACGATATCGGCAATAGATTCATAGTGGGTATTGCTCATGACATCACCGAACAAAAGCGGGCCGAACATGCGCTGGCAGATTCAGAACGTCGTTTGGCCGATATCATCGAATTTTTGCCTGATTCAACATGGGTCATTGATATCGAAGGACGCGTGGTGGCATGGAACCGGGCAATCGAAAAGATGACCGGCATTAAGAAGGAAGAGATCTTGGGAAAAGGCGACTATGAATACTCAATCCCTTTTTACGGAGAAAGACGTCCAACCCTTATCGACTTGATATTAAAACGGAATCAAGAATATGAAAAACGATATCTATCGATCAGGGAAACGGATGGGGAATTGGCCGCAAGTGTCTCTTTCAGTCCATCGTTTAGGACAGGGGGCACTTACCTTGAGGGCAAAGCTGCCAAATTATATGACGCAGAGGGCAATGTGGTCGGAGCAATTGAAACCGTCAGAGACATTACCGCAATTAAACGCGCCGAGCAGGATCGGGAACGCCTTATTACTGAGCTCAAAGAAGCACTGGCCAACGTTCGGACGCTCAGCGGACTATTGCCGATTTGTTCATCGTGCAAAAAAATTCGAGACGACAAGGGATATTGGACCAGGATCGAGGCGTACATCAAACGGCATGCTGAAGTTAATTTTACCCACGGCCTATGCCCCGAGTGTGCTGAAAAGTTGTATGGCCGTGAGGATTGGTTTAAAAAGGGAAAGTCCACAGAATAG
- a CDS encoding PilZ domain-containing protein: MYQSERYDITIRKLIDLILQMTPDERGLLLNEAERIKTKFRATRRNCCMPIALHYGEEVHNATITNLSFTGAFVECYIPVKIEDPVNIEFKNVDGSQNLKLGARIVHATKWGIGVRFSTVRSLQARFLQKCLDEFRQNEF; the protein is encoded by the coding sequence ATGTATCAATCCGAACGGTATGATATTACGATTCGTAAACTCATCGATTTGATTTTACAAATGACCCCAGATGAGCGGGGTTTGCTGCTGAACGAGGCAGAACGGATCAAAACCAAATTCCGTGCTACTCGCCGCAACTGCTGCATGCCGATAGCGCTTCACTATGGTGAGGAGGTCCATAATGCCACCATTACCAACCTGAGCTTCACAGGTGCCTTCGTGGAATGCTACATTCCAGTGAAAATTGAAGACCCGGTCAATATCGAATTTAAAAACGTTGATGGTTCACAGAATCTGAAGTTGGGTGCCCGTATTGTTCACGCCACCAAATGGGGAATAGGCGTTCGATTTAGCACAGTACGTTCTTTGCAAGCCCGTTTTTTGCAGAAATGTCTGGACGAGTTTCGGCAAAACGAGTTTTAA
- a CDS encoding FHA domain-containing protein, with protein MARLYLTMNNRVLSHHRVAPGKQVTIGRHPDNDICIDHMSVSGHHAAVKLVNEQLTLIDLGSQNGTFVNDERIEKSILAHQDWITVGKYILIVDLYESLSMEATENELNINSMSRRESDQTMVLEKEEFQSGWNYYNYLFFLNAAREDYDLIEQVITIGKNNEDKIKISGLWSFFAGKPSARIKKNQNIYVIEHVGGRLKTKVNGIPINKPTTLKHQDTIKIGPLEMQYRSFKRPSK; from the coding sequence ATGGCTCGCTTGTATCTGACGATGAACAACAGGGTGCTTAGCCATCATCGGGTTGCACCCGGAAAGCAAGTAACCATTGGACGTCATCCCGACAATGACATTTGTATAGACCATATGTCCGTTTCCGGACATCATGCCGCCGTCAAACTGGTAAATGAGCAGCTAACGCTTATAGATTTGGGAAGCCAAAACGGTACATTCGTCAATGATGAGCGCATAGAAAAAAGCATATTGGCTCATCAGGACTGGATCACCGTTGGTAAATATATTCTGATCGTTGACTTATACGAATCCTTGTCAATGGAGGCCACGGAAAATGAACTAAATATAAATTCTATGTCCCGCCGGGAATCGGATCAGACCATGGTATTGGAAAAAGAGGAATTCCAATCCGGTTGGAACTATTACAATTACCTTTTTTTCTTAAATGCCGCCCGTGAGGATTATGATCTGATAGAACAGGTTATAACGATCGGTAAAAACAACGAGGACAAGATAAAAATCAGCGGCCTTTGGTCATTTTTTGCCGGTAAACCCAGTGCAAGGATCAAAAAAAATCAAAACATTTATGTTATCGAACACGTTGGGGGAAGACTGAAAACCAAGGTCAACGGCATACCGATAAACAAACCGACCACACTCAAACATCAGGATACAATTAAAATCGGCCCTCTCGAAATGCAATATCGCAGCTTCAAACGTCCTTCTAAATAG
- a CDS encoding ATP-binding protein, with the protein MSGRNHHKVEAYLIPYPIESFSRPILIEDQQTFIGRDPTGNIKIAGKTVSRQHAVITSENGSFFIEDLDSQNGTFLNNKPIQKAALKSHDKIRVGNRWFLFLLQPETVDDLLIDPSFSATDTIMISNEEIKLSELWAQNTEHAARFFLQNAATEVSNKAIEPDRSDYKRLSMLYQLSDHLRTINEVAKIYEKGLDLIMESIPSANCALIVRKSDADGSYKIVASKLNGDQNTTKNEIPVSRTLFDWVLSEKITLVSQDVSKDLRFKDSDSIRIHNLRSIICVPIVGKNDVLGLLYAQSDNLIAPITKDDATFASAVANELALNIDNIRFLAKALKNERMAGVGLTIGNLAHNIKNLIALNQSASQLMDRHIAASEDGQMEKCWQWMQQSLAGINQLSTDILDYVKEDQFLNRPTDINKAIMKYRHSLERRFSHEGISFDFALSAENPVWMMDEIQFQRALLNLVINAAEAIKDKKRGKIRISTEVKANRCLTVSVVDNGCGIPSSKTDKVLDLFFTTKGTKGTGLGLPMVQKFVEKSGGRLTFKSREGIGSKFQMIFFA; encoded by the coding sequence GTGTCTGGACGGAATCATCATAAGGTAGAAGCATATCTAATACCCTATCCTATTGAGTCGTTTTCCCGGCCAATATTGATCGAGGATCAACAAACCTTTATCGGCAGGGATCCAACGGGTAATATTAAAATCGCAGGCAAGACTGTTTCGCGTCAGCATGCTGTGATCACCAGCGAAAATGGCAGTTTTTTTATTGAAGATCTGGATTCTCAAAACGGGACCTTCCTCAACAATAAACCCATTCAAAAAGCAGCACTCAAGAGTCATGATAAGATACGTGTCGGGAACCGATGGTTTCTTTTTTTATTGCAGCCTGAAACCGTTGACGATCTGTTGATTGATCCTTCCTTCTCGGCCACGGATACCATAATGATCAGCAATGAAGAGATAAAGCTCAGTGAGCTGTGGGCTCAAAATACAGAACATGCCGCTCGGTTTTTTTTACAAAACGCAGCCACAGAGGTCTCCAACAAAGCCATTGAGCCTGACAGATCAGATTATAAACGGCTTTCGATGCTCTATCAGCTCAGTGATCATCTTCGAACGATCAATGAGGTAGCCAAAATCTATGAAAAAGGGCTTGACCTCATCATGGAGTCCATCCCATCAGCCAATTGTGCTTTAATAGTCAGAAAGTCAGACGCTGATGGATCCTATAAAATTGTGGCCTCAAAATTGAATGGAGATCAAAATACAACTAAAAATGAAATCCCTGTAAGCCGCACGCTATTTGACTGGGTACTTTCAGAGAAAATCACCTTGGTGAGCCAAGACGTCAGCAAGGACTTGAGATTTAAGGATTCAGATTCAATAAGAATTCACAATCTGCGGTCTATCATCTGTGTGCCAATAGTTGGAAAGAACGATGTCCTTGGACTGCTTTATGCCCAATCTGACAATTTGATTGCGCCAATCACCAAGGACGATGCGACCTTCGCGTCCGCCGTAGCAAATGAGTTGGCATTAAACATAGACAACATCCGCTTCCTGGCAAAAGCACTGAAAAACGAACGCATGGCCGGGGTCGGCTTAACCATTGGAAACTTGGCACATAATATCAAAAACTTGATAGCACTTAACCAAAGCGCCTCGCAGTTAATGGATCGTCATATTGCCGCGTCCGAGGATGGCCAGATGGAAAAATGCTGGCAGTGGATGCAGCAAAGCCTTGCAGGCATCAATCAACTGTCCACCGACATCTTGGATTATGTCAAAGAAGATCAGTTTTTAAATAGGCCAACCGATATTAACAAGGCGATTATGAAATACCGTCATTCATTAGAGAGAAGGTTTTCTCATGAAGGCATCTCTTTTGATTTTGCCTTGTCCGCCGAAAATCCAGTCTGGATGATGGATGAGATCCAATTTCAACGAGCCTTGCTAAATCTTGTCATCAATGCAGCCGAAGCAATAAAGGACAAGAAAAGAGGAAAGATTCGAATCAGCACCGAAGTTAAAGCGAATCGGTGTTTAACGGTCAGTGTCGTTGACAATGGATGCGGAATCCCCTCCTCTAAAACGGACAAAGTGCTCGATTTGTTCTTTACGACCAAGGGAACAAAAGGAACCGGTCTGGGTTTGCCAATGGTACAAAAATTCGTCGAAAAATCAGGTGGCAGATTAACATTCAAATCCAGAGAAGGCATCGGTTCGAAATTTCAGATGATTTTTTTCGCCTGA
- a CDS encoding response regulator, whose translation MGEDENRPIKTRHTILLVDDELTIIEPICELLKRLGYKVICAESGKQAIDLFKQECDDIDVVILDMLMPGMNGKEAFFHIRSIRPDIPVIFVSGYNYKDHLNDVVSGKASSFIQKPYSFSGLHLEIQKILTDNNSSAKI comes from the coding sequence ATGGGCGAAGATGAGAATCGACCGATTAAAACCAGGCATACAATCTTGTTAGTTGACGATGAACTCACCATAATTGAACCCATTTGTGAGTTGCTTAAAAGATTGGGCTATAAGGTCATATGTGCAGAAAGCGGCAAACAGGCAATTGATCTCTTCAAGCAGGAGTGTGATGACATAGACGTCGTTATACTTGACATGCTAATGCCGGGCATGAACGGTAAAGAAGCGTTTTTTCACATTCGTAGCATTCGACCGGACATTCCGGTGATATTCGTCAGCGGTTACAATTATAAAGATCATTTAAATGATGTCGTTTCAGGAAAGGCAAGTTCGTTCATTCAAAAGCCATACAGTTTTTCTGGACTGCACCTGGAAATCCAAAAAATTTTGACAGATAATAATTCTTCCGCAAAAATTTAG
- a CDS encoding GGDEF domain-containing protein, whose translation MANNLNDESKGLVRIVLPLMAKHKVPITPQNYAVWYAYVSGEIDELQKMLDTMIQNQASFTDEINEKLCAKFGFITEVGEIKKLRDELLQVLLAILNDIAEINGETAHYESFLSKSVESLSKEVSVEDLRTIVECIISETKAVVEFGKATQEKIQNITSELKALKRTFEQTRTEALMDFLTGVANRKAFEEELIKLISEAAASAKELCLLVLDIDHFKQFNDQHGHAVGDEVLRFTAQKLKSRVRGNDFVARTGGEEFAILLPETSLAGAQAVAENIRSFFSTATLKTSGGDKKLGRITVSIGGARYRAGETAESFVQRSDKAMYAAKVSGRNRVVLASDN comes from the coding sequence ATGGCGAATAATTTAAATGATGAGTCCAAGGGCTTGGTCCGCATCGTTCTGCCTTTGATGGCCAAGCATAAGGTGCCGATCACCCCCCAAAACTACGCCGTCTGGTATGCTTATGTCAGCGGGGAAATCGACGAGCTTCAAAAAATGCTTGATACAATGATACAAAATCAGGCTTCGTTTACCGATGAAATCAATGAGAAGCTCTGCGCAAAATTTGGATTCATTACCGAGGTGGGTGAAATCAAAAAACTTCGGGATGAATTGTTACAGGTTCTGTTGGCCATTTTAAATGACATCGCCGAGATTAACGGTGAAACCGCGCATTATGAGTCGTTTTTATCCAAATCCGTCGAGTCGCTCTCAAAGGAAGTGTCGGTTGAAGACCTCAGAACCATCGTTGAGTGCATTATTTCAGAAACAAAGGCGGTTGTAGAATTCGGAAAGGCTACGCAGGAAAAGATACAAAACATCACAAGCGAGCTGAAGGCACTGAAAAGGACTTTCGAACAAACACGCACCGAAGCTTTGATGGACTTTCTGACTGGCGTCGCCAATCGAAAGGCATTTGAGGAGGAGTTGATCAAACTGATTAGCGAGGCTGCTGCATCAGCAAAAGAATTATGTCTGCTGGTTTTGGATATCGATCATTTTAAGCAATTTAATGACCAGCATGGGCATGCCGTGGGCGATGAAGTGTTGAGATTTACAGCCCAGAAATTGAAGAGCCGGGTCAGGGGCAACGATTTTGTGGCCAGAACCGGTGGAGAAGAATTTGCCATTCTTTTGCCTGAGACGTCACTGGCTGGGGCCCAAGCAGTTGCTGAAAACATAAGGAGTTTCTTTTCAACAGCGACGCTTAAAACTTCAGGGGGCGATAAAAAGTTGGGCAGGATAACGGTATCCATAGGTGGTGCACGATACAGGGCAGGTGAAACAGCAGAATCCTTTGTGCAGCGTTCCGATAAAGCCATGTATGCCGCAAAGGTGTCAGGCAGGAACCGTGTGGTATTAGCGTCTGACAATTAG
- a CDS encoding HD-GYP domain-containing protein, producing MDYLPIKKSQTYNYFETPLFIKNETGDFILYKAERIEIDSKRLLEDSFPQLYIPSEMKEFALNEVRERLIKKLKDRIKSGDLLSIKSALCEIVNEVFQKPLGKEIEILPETIDIIYSEYANTSELLRKIEGLQFGGTTLVEHSANVMVIVLNFCIYNKFHDEIAKKLSLSALLHDIGLTKVPKMVAESNRKLSDTEFNIYKTHPAIGHDIIIENKQIDPSIAAAVFEHHERLDGSGYPRGITNITFDGRLLGLIDSFDNLTNTERTHRKKEGSFSALRVIQDEMQKDGKFDKAIFRDLCLSLIGQRKYNYS from the coding sequence ATGGATTATTTGCCGATCAAAAAATCCCAAACCTATAATTATTTTGAAACCCCCCTCTTTATTAAGAACGAAACCGGAGATTTTATCCTGTATAAGGCCGAAAGAATCGAGATCGATTCAAAACGCCTTTTGGAGGATTCATTTCCTCAGTTGTATATTCCTTCAGAGATGAAGGAGTTTGCTCTGAATGAAGTCCGAGAAAGATTAATCAAGAAGCTCAAAGATAGAATAAAATCAGGTGATTTGTTGAGTATAAAGTCGGCTTTATGTGAAATTGTGAACGAAGTGTTTCAAAAACCGTTGGGTAAAGAAATTGAAATATTACCAGAAACCATCGATATTATCTATAGTGAGTATGCAAACACATCCGAGTTATTGCGGAAAATCGAAGGCCTTCAATTCGGTGGTACAACCCTGGTCGAACACTCTGCAAATGTTATGGTTATTGTATTAAATTTTTGTATTTACAATAAATTCCATGATGAAATTGCCAAAAAGCTTAGCCTTAGCGCGCTTTTACACGACATCGGCTTAACCAAGGTTCCCAAGATGGTAGCTGAATCGAATAGAAAGCTTTCAGATACCGAGTTCAATATTTACAAAACCCATCCGGCTATAGGCCATGACATCATTATCGAAAACAAGCAGATCGATCCATCGATTGCAGCAGCAGTATTTGAACATCATGAACGCTTAGACGGTAGTGGCTATCCCCGAGGAATAACCAATATTACATTCGATGGGCGTTTACTCGGGTTGATAGACAGTTTTGACAATTTAACGAACACCGAAAGGACACATAGGAAAAAGGAAGGTTCTTTTAGTGCCTTGAGGGTAATTCAAGATGAGATGCAAAAAGATGGAAAATTCGACAAAGCAATCTTTAGGGATTTATGTTTGAGCTTAATAGGACAACGGAAATATAATTATTCTTAA
- a CDS encoding sensor histidine kinase has product MNDRRKTPADGHDLLLFAQEEKNRCMLSAMEQVLEVGDFQKHVDNRIGAEELIKLTAQQSSQLMRFDTSAIYKVDQLTSNLSIACCIPPESQGVLENQFESLVSHDHVSWALRERRGIMIYSQDRRYRVVLHVMATYCRIRGLFVGLLPIENCSVPEGSMQALSLLLRNAANTLESLEYLDMFQRQNAELHTKVAEKVDQLRQRDLQLLNARKMDAIGTLAGGVAHQFNNALAVLIGSVDLIKLQMSQGQDPGSNLKRLETVAKRMQDLTFKLVAYARGGKYLTEKTLVDMLVRSALGGAKKSLDSPIEFVSTVQENTFYVKVDCTQMESALSGIITNAIEAMESDGQVVISAEKISIDELTDDPKLIELAPGEYVKIKVKDNGKGMDQRTMEHIFDPFFSTKFTGRGLSMAAAYGIVKNHAGEITIESQVGKGTTVTIYLPLAR; this is encoded by the coding sequence ATGAATGATAGGCGAAAGACACCTGCCGATGGCCATGATCTGCTGCTCTTTGCACAGGAAGAAAAGAACCGCTGTATGTTAAGCGCCATGGAGCAGGTGCTTGAGGTAGGTGATTTTCAAAAACATGTCGATAATCGCATAGGCGCCGAGGAGCTCATCAAACTGACAGCGCAGCAAAGCAGTCAGCTGATGCGATTTGACACCAGTGCCATCTATAAAGTTGACCAGCTAACATCCAATCTCAGCATTGCATGCTGCATCCCACCGGAGAGCCAGGGGGTGCTTGAAAATCAGTTCGAGTCCCTGGTCAGCCATGATCACGTCTCCTGGGCACTTAGAGAGCGGCGCGGGATCATGATCTACTCTCAAGACCGGCGCTACCGGGTTGTGCTGCATGTCATGGCGACGTATTGCCGGATTCGCGGGTTGTTCGTTGGCTTGTTGCCGATTGAAAACTGCAGCGTTCCAGAAGGATCCATGCAAGCCCTTTCCCTGTTGCTGAGAAATGCCGCAAATACCCTGGAAAGTCTCGAATACTTGGACATGTTCCAGCGCCAGAATGCGGAGCTGCACACAAAGGTGGCAGAAAAAGTCGATCAGTTGCGCCAGCGTGATCTTCAACTGCTCAACGCGCGGAAAATGGATGCCATTGGAACGTTGGCAGGAGGTGTCGCGCATCAGTTTAATAACGCGCTGGCGGTTTTGATCGGCAGCGTGGATTTGATTAAACTGCAAATGTCCCAGGGCCAGGACCCTGGCAGCAATTTAAAGCGCCTGGAAACTGTCGCCAAGAGAATGCAAGATCTGACCTTCAAATTGGTTGCCTATGCACGTGGCGGAAAGTACCTGACCGAAAAGACCTTGGTCGACATGTTGGTCAGGAGTGCTTTGGGTGGCGCCAAAAAGTCATTGGATAGTCCCATCGAGTTTGTATCTACGGTTCAGGAAAATACGTTTTATGTCAAGGTCGATTGCACCCAAATGGAATCAGCGCTTTCAGGTATCATCACAAATGCCATTGAAGCGATGGAAAGCGATGGTCAGGTGGTCATTAGCGCGGAAAAAATTTCAATCGATGAATTGACAGATGATCCGAAGCTGATAGAGCTGGCACCGGGTGAATATGTTAAGATTAAGGTTAAAGACAACGGGAAAGGAATGGATCAGCGCACGATGGAGCATATTTTCGATCCATTTTTCAGCACTAAATTCACCGGACGCGGTCTGAGCATGGCAGCCGCTTACGGAATTGTGAAAAACCACGCCGGTGAGATCACCATCGAGTCGCAAGTGGGCAAAGGAACAACCGTAACCATTTATCTGCCGCTGGCCCGTTGA
- a CDS encoding HDOD domain-containing protein, which yields MSQDVRDINGRLLLTKGKAVDREQIRLLKMWGVAEVDVQGPIESAAAPLDGQNPKRKAIEGALVRMLQNVDTEHPAIVTIIKSAIEYRFQHNFMLGFEDPKRLSPDFRFDLHRAVQTQIRFSEIQLPESPQIVTQFNEVAANPRSSGNDLAEVVNTSPSLAAILLKIANSAIFGFPSRIDTVSRAVALLGTREVGSLIMGISVMRLFSNIPKDLVDMSTFMRHSLACGLLSRIMAARLNRPNTEQMFVAGLLHDIGRLVWYRYFPEQAGLCLELARKTGLSLYEIETECSGINHEQIAAQLLDKWKLPETLTDCIVYHHRPSRCPDPTGPGIVQMADLAVNALGLGHSGEHAVPHFDARVWNRLNLSPNALKISIGQTIEQMDIMGTPHWGLAE from the coding sequence TTGAGTCAAGATGTGCGGGACATCAACGGCCGTTTGTTATTGACCAAAGGCAAAGCGGTCGATCGTGAACAGATACGTTTGCTCAAAATGTGGGGGGTGGCTGAAGTTGACGTGCAGGGGCCGATAGAATCGGCTGCCGCTCCATTGGATGGGCAAAATCCTAAACGGAAAGCCATCGAGGGGGCTCTTGTCAGGATGCTGCAAAACGTCGATACCGAGCATCCTGCTATCGTTACCATTATCAAGTCGGCAATAGAATATCGATTCCAGCATAATTTCATGCTGGGATTTGAGGATCCGAAGCGACTTTCACCTGATTTTAGATTTGACCTTCACAGGGCCGTTCAAACCCAAATCCGGTTTTCCGAGATACAACTGCCCGAGTCACCTCAAATAGTGACGCAATTCAATGAGGTGGCTGCGAATCCCAGATCCTCGGGCAACGACCTTGCCGAGGTGGTCAACACGAGTCCGAGTCTGGCAGCGATACTGCTGAAAATCGCCAACTCGGCCATCTTTGGCTTTCCTTCCAGGATCGACACCGTCTCCCGTGCCGTAGCGCTTTTGGGCACACGGGAAGTCGGTTCATTGATCATGGGTATCAGTGTCATGCGTTTGTTTAGCAACATACCCAAAGACCTGGTCGATATGTCCACCTTTATGCGCCACAGCCTGGCATGCGGGCTGCTTTCCAGAATAATGGCAGCGCGGCTTAATCGGCCCAATACGGAGCAGATGTTCGTTGCCGGCCTGCTTCATGATATCGGCCGCCTGGTGTGGTACCGTTATTTTCCCGAACAGGCAGGATTGTGTCTGGAGCTCGCCAGAAAGACCGGGTTATCTTTATATGAGATCGAAACCGAGTGTTCGGGCATCAATCACGAACAAATCGCTGCCCAGCTTTTAGACAAGTGGAAATTGCCCGAGACCCTGACCGATTGCATCGTGTACCATCATCGTCCCTCCCGCTGTCCGGATCCAACCGGCCCCGGCATCGTGCAAATGGCGGATCTTGCCGTCAACGCACTGGGTCTGGGTCATAGCGGCGAGCATGCGGTCCCGCATTTCGATGCAAGGGTCTGGAACCGATTGAACCTGTCACCAAACGCGTTGAAGATATCCATCGGTCAGACCATCGAGCAGATGGACATCATGGGGACGCCTCACTGGGGACTTGCCGAATGA
- a CDS encoding DUF5131 family protein gives MAKQKIRNPEMGDSGKSWNVVTGCDKYSDGCLNCYAVDQVKWLARLGQDVYIQNGFNLTLHHDRLNWPLTKFAKKPKKPAKSFVTEMGDLFHVNVPDSFIKEVFDVMLQVPQHRFYVLTKRAERFGQLAPQLPWRPWMWAGVTVESDKYLERIDDLKKLPPEVNKFVMMEPLLSPMPKIDLSGIHWVVAGGETNSKGKFRRMDEKWVIDIRDQVKAEGLPFMFKHWSGYKHNSKPALLEGKIWAEYPPSLLQ, from the coding sequence ATGGCAAAACAGAAAATTCGAAATCCAGAAATGGGAGACTCCGGCAAGAGCTGGAATGTCGTGACCGGTTGCGACAAATACAGTGATGGTTGTCTGAATTGTTATGCTGTAGATCAGGTTAAATGGTTAGCGAGATTAGGTCAGGACGTCTACATTCAAAATGGGTTCAATCTTACATTGCACCACGACAGATTGAATTGGCCATTAACCAAATTCGCCAAGAAACCAAAGAAACCCGCTAAGAGCTTCGTAACTGAGATGGGGGATTTATTTCACGTTAATGTCCCTGATAGCTTCATTAAAGAGGTTTTCGATGTGATGCTTCAAGTTCCCCAACACAGATTTTACGTCTTGACCAAACGGGCGGAGCGATTCGGTCAATTAGCGCCGCAACTTCCATGGAGACCCTGGATGTGGGCTGGTGTTACAGTTGAATCCGATAAATATTTGGAAAGAATTGATGATCTCAAAAAACTTCCACCCGAGGTCAATAAATTCGTCATGATGGAACCACTGTTGAGTCCGATGCCAAAAATTGATCTTTCTGGAATTCACTGGGTTGTTGCAGGAGGTGAAACTAACTCAAAAGGGAAATTCCGGCGCATGGATGAAAAATGGGTTATAGACATCAGGGATCAGGTTAAGGCAGAAGGCCTTCCTTTCATGTTCAAGCATTGGTCTGGATATAAGCATAATTCAAAACCGGCATTGCTTGAAGGTAAGATTTGGGCAGAATATCCACCATCTTTGCTACAATGA
- a CDS encoding helix-turn-helix transcriptional regulator translates to MMRSDLLEHLSSCDRTELMMLSHQSLKCQTKDQLSRLVLDLKGLIGFENAVCAQAKIPDAFLDPDARIEYLDVSYPGGYMDLYLEKKFQLTDAVLCEFLNHLSPVNWGSLNRDYGFDYAASVRAIDYNMRDGWTHGIIDPSTMTSTVFFLGGPKADADIRSQAVLSYIIPFYAEAFKRAFDTTIKPIQSLTQREIEVLRWIREGKSSWEMSVILKCSKRVVDYHANNIKQKLNVMNRAQAVAVGLQRGIIQF, encoded by the coding sequence ATGATGCGAAGTGATCTGCTGGAACACCTGTCCTCCTGCGATCGTACCGAACTGATGATGCTGAGTCATCAGTCTCTTAAATGTCAGACCAAAGACCAATTGAGCAGGCTTGTACTGGATTTGAAAGGCCTCATTGGATTCGAAAACGCGGTCTGTGCCCAAGCCAAAATCCCCGATGCCTTCCTCGATCCTGACGCGCGGATAGAGTATCTGGATGTGAGTTATCCGGGCGGCTACATGGATCTTTACTTGGAAAAGAAGTTCCAACTGACCGATGCCGTTTTGTGTGAATTTTTGAACCACCTGTCACCGGTGAACTGGGGGAGTTTGAACCGAGACTATGGGTTTGACTATGCTGCCTCGGTGCGGGCAATTGACTACAATATGCGGGATGGGTGGACCCATGGCATCATCGACCCGTCCACGATGACCAGCACCGTCTTTTTCCTGGGCGGCCCAAAAGCGGATGCTGACATCCGGTCCCAAGCCGTTTTATCCTATATCATCCCTTTTTACGCGGAGGCCTTCAAAAGGGCTTTCGACACCACGATAAAGCCCATCCAAAGTCTAACCCAAAGAGAAATTGAGGTCCTCAGGTGGATAAGGGAGGGTAAAAGCTCCTGGGAGATGTCCGTTATTTTAAAGTGCAGCAAGCGGGTGGTCGATTACCATGCAAACAACATAAAACAGAAGCTCAACGTCATGAATCGCGCGCAGGCCGTAGCGGTTGGTCTTCAACGCGGCATCATCCAATTCTAA